A window of the Candidatus Thorarchaeota archaeon genome harbors these coding sequences:
- a CDS encoding DUF2095 family protein, with protein sequence MSDDDEFSRAFPALTREMREGTSKEYRISGVRQRMNNEQEPRPADKTFYPDVVDYIRRCDTISQAMEIVDYLAKRGEISTSEAKSIKTQLRSEGLRSFGTKKETDHYLRYGLE encoded by the coding sequence GTGAGCGATGACGATGAATTCAGTAGAGCATTCCCGGCACTCACCAGAGAGATGAGAGAAGGGACTTCTAAGGAGTACAGAATCAGCGGGGTTCGTCAGAGGATGAACAATGAACAAGAACCTCGACCGGCAGACAAGACGTTCTATCCGGATGTTGTGGACTACATACGTCGTTGCGACACCATCTCCCAAGCAATGGAGATAGTAGACTATTTGGCGAAGCGCGGTGAGATAAGCACGTCCGAGGCGAAGAGCATCAAGACCCAACTGAGGAGCGAGGGACTGAGGAGCTTCGGCACCAAGAAGGAAACAGACCATTATCTGAGATATGGCCTCGAGTAG